The following proteins are encoded in a genomic region of Actinomadura sp. NAK00032:
- a CDS encoding S9 family peptidase has product MGRVAVAAVTCAAAAGITAVPAQAAPAQRGKLLSSRPLANAAALPSASANRFVTYVSEGVGGKRITVTGTVAVPKGTPPRGGWPVLSWAHGTTGTADRCAPSADTADGPAHDYLSVTEQYLDKWVANGFAVVQTDYEGLGTPGGHPYMNGASEANTVTDIVRAARKADHRIGRDWYVAGHSQGGQATLYTAAAAQKPRDVRLKGAVAIAPGSSMSQTAQYVKAQYPGAEIALPFLFVLLNGANAADPAFVPEDLLTDDAAAVAKAGRTDACLLQLKQLSKNLALNNVFRPDADLTRFENYYDSQEALGLTIKVPTLVVQGTADREVSPAATQNIVGDLCKRYGSIAYRPFEGADHRGAIPASFDTALRFAKSVQNGGTPPTTC; this is encoded by the coding sequence ATGGGAAGGGTCGCGGTCGCGGCCGTCACCTGCGCGGCGGCGGCCGGCATCACCGCCGTCCCCGCGCAGGCCGCGCCCGCGCAGCGCGGCAAGCTGCTGAGCAGCCGCCCGCTGGCGAACGCGGCGGCGCTGCCGAGCGCGTCCGCGAACCGGTTCGTCACCTACGTCTCCGAAGGCGTGGGCGGCAAGCGGATCACGGTGACGGGCACGGTCGCCGTCCCGAAGGGCACCCCGCCGCGCGGCGGCTGGCCGGTGCTGAGCTGGGCGCACGGCACCACCGGCACCGCCGACCGCTGCGCGCCGTCCGCCGACACCGCGGACGGCCCGGCGCACGACTACCTGTCGGTCACCGAGCAGTACCTGGACAAGTGGGTCGCGAACGGGTTCGCCGTCGTCCAGACCGACTACGAGGGCCTCGGCACGCCCGGCGGGCACCCGTACATGAACGGCGCCAGCGAGGCCAACACCGTCACCGACATCGTGCGGGCCGCCCGCAAGGCCGACCACCGCATCGGACGCGACTGGTACGTCGCCGGGCACAGCCAGGGCGGCCAGGCGACGCTCTACACGGCCGCGGCCGCGCAGAAGCCCCGCGACGTCCGGTTGAAGGGCGCCGTGGCGATCGCGCCCGGCTCGTCCATGAGCCAGACCGCGCAGTACGTGAAGGCGCAGTACCCCGGCGCCGAGATCGCGCTGCCGTTCCTGTTCGTCCTGCTGAACGGGGCGAACGCGGCCGACCCGGCGTTCGTCCCCGAGGACCTGCTGACCGACGACGCCGCCGCCGTCGCCAAGGCCGGCCGGACGGACGCGTGCCTGCTCCAGCTCAAGCAGCTCAGCAAGAACCTGGCGCTGAACAACGTGTTCCGCCCGGACGCCGACCTCACGCGGTTCGAGAACTACTACGACTCGCAGGAGGCGCTCGGCCTGACCATCAAGGTCCCGACGCTGGTCGTCCAGGGCACCGCCGACCGCGAGGTCTCCCCCGCCGCGACGCAGAACATCGTCGGCGACCTCTGCAAGCGCTACGGGAGCATCGCCTACCGGCCGTTCGAGGGCGCCGACCACCGGGGCGCCATCCCGGCGTCGTTCGACACGGCCCTGCGGTTCGCCAAGTCCGTGCAGAACGGCGGAACCCCGCCCACCACCTGCTGA
- the hsaA gene encoding 3-hydroxy-9,10-secoandrosta-1,3,5(10)-triene-9,17-dione monooxygenase oxygenase subunit, with amino-acid sequence MSNEVLDAVRELLPGIAERARSVDEKGGIPAETIRELTAAGVFRMLQPARYGGTEGDPVAFYEVVREISGACGSTGWVAAILGVHSWHLGLFDDEAQREVWEAGPDTLVSSSYAPIGRLTPVDGGYELSGRWSFSSGVQFVSWALLGALVVGAEGRPVDFMTVLVPKQDYEIREVWDSMGLRGTASDDIVVERAFVPSHRAMRNFEQAQLRNPGRKVNAGPLYRMPFGTIFTSTVAASVIGMAAGCHDHYVAKMRDRIRLSLGGGRFVEDPHAQVAVARAASEIDAAILQTDRNVREIHEYAARNEKIPMELRLRARRDQVRGTERAIEAIDILFKTAGGNSLHRGNVIERAWRDAHAGSVHVANDVEHALSMWGRGIFGLKVEDNLV; translated from the coding sequence ATGAGCAACGAGGTCCTGGACGCCGTGCGCGAGCTGCTGCCGGGCATCGCCGAGCGGGCCCGGTCCGTGGACGAGAAGGGGGGCATCCCCGCCGAGACGATCCGCGAGCTGACCGCCGCCGGGGTGTTCCGGATGCTGCAGCCCGCCCGGTACGGCGGCACCGAGGGCGACCCGGTGGCCTTCTACGAGGTGGTCCGGGAGATCTCCGGCGCGTGCGGGTCGACCGGCTGGGTCGCCGCGATCCTCGGCGTCCACTCCTGGCACCTCGGGCTGTTCGACGACGAGGCGCAGCGCGAGGTGTGGGAGGCCGGGCCCGACACGCTCGTCTCCTCGTCCTACGCCCCGATCGGCCGGCTCACCCCGGTCGACGGCGGCTACGAGCTGTCCGGCCGCTGGTCGTTCTCGTCCGGCGTCCAGTTCGTCTCGTGGGCGCTGCTCGGTGCGCTCGTCGTCGGCGCGGAGGGCCGCCCGGTCGACTTCATGACGGTGCTCGTCCCGAAGCAGGACTACGAGATCCGCGAGGTCTGGGACTCGATGGGCCTGCGCGGCACCGCCAGCGACGACATCGTGGTGGAGCGCGCGTTCGTGCCGTCCCACCGGGCCATGCGCAACTTCGAGCAGGCGCAGCTGCGCAACCCGGGCCGCAAGGTCAACGCCGGCCCGCTGTACCGGATGCCGTTCGGGACGATCTTCACCAGCACCGTCGCGGCCAGCGTGATCGGCATGGCGGCCGGCTGCCACGACCACTACGTGGCGAAGATGCGCGACCGGATCCGGCTCAGCCTCGGCGGCGGCCGCTTCGTCGAGGACCCGCACGCCCAGGTCGCGGTCGCCCGCGCCGCGTCGGAGATCGACGCCGCGATCCTGCAGACCGACCGGAACGTCCGGGAGATCCACGAGTACGCGGCCCGCAACGAGAAGATCCCGATGGAGCTGCGGCTGCGCGCCCGCCGCGACCAGGTCCGCGGCACCGAGCGGGCCATCGAGGCGATCGACATCCTGTTCAAGACCGCCGGCGGCAACTCGCTGCACCGCGGCAACGTCATCGAGCGCGCCTGGCGGGACGCCCACGCCGGCAGCGTCCACGTGGCCAACGACGTCGAGCACGCCCTGTCCATGTGGGGCCGCGGCATCTTCGGCCTCAAGGTGGAGGACAACCTGGTCTGA
- a CDS encoding Rieske 2Fe-2S domain-containing protein: protein MIHVTATESDAVRAIEAEAISRRFARGWHCLGLAETFKDGKPHTVHAFGQKLVVFTGEDGKTNVLDGYCRHMGGDLSQGTVKGNEIACPFHDWRWGGDGRCKKIPYSRRVPLRARTAAWPTMEQDKLLFVWNDPEGNKPPADVTIPVIEGATRDDWTDWRWTEQVVHTNAREVIDNVVDMAHFFYIHQSFPTYFKNIFEGQTATQIMKGVTREDSRRRREGSGGGGPRMLGNTSVASYHGPSFMIDELTYHYEGYDLNSVLINCHYPIDENSFSLHSGIIVQHSDKLPPEAAEATAQKLSEFILVGFQQDVEIWKNKTRIDNPLLCEEDGPVYQLRRWYEQFYTDVAEVKPEMTDRFEFEIDTTRPVESWKKEVEENLARLDAEGASA from the coding sequence ATGATCCACGTGACCGCAACCGAGTCGGACGCCGTCCGCGCCATCGAGGCGGAGGCGATCTCCCGCCGTTTCGCCCGGGGATGGCACTGCCTCGGGCTGGCCGAGACCTTCAAGGACGGCAAGCCCCACACGGTCCACGCGTTCGGCCAGAAGCTCGTCGTGTTCACCGGCGAGGACGGGAAGACCAACGTCCTGGACGGCTACTGCCGGCACATGGGCGGCGACCTGTCCCAGGGCACCGTCAAGGGCAACGAGATCGCCTGCCCCTTCCACGACTGGCGCTGGGGCGGCGACGGGCGCTGCAAGAAGATCCCGTACTCGCGCCGCGTCCCGCTGCGCGCCCGCACCGCCGCCTGGCCGACGATGGAGCAGGACAAGCTGCTGTTCGTCTGGAACGACCCGGAGGGCAACAAACCCCCGGCGGACGTGACGATCCCGGTGATCGAGGGCGCGACCCGCGACGACTGGACCGACTGGCGCTGGACGGAGCAGGTGGTCCACACCAACGCCCGCGAGGTCATCGACAACGTGGTCGACATGGCCCACTTCTTCTACATCCACCAGTCGTTCCCGACGTACTTCAAGAACATCTTCGAGGGCCAGACCGCCACGCAGATCATGAAGGGCGTGACCCGGGAGGACTCCCGGCGCAGGCGCGAGGGCTCCGGCGGCGGCGGGCCGCGGATGCTCGGCAACACCTCCGTCGCGTCCTACCACGGCCCCTCGTTCATGATCGACGAGCTGACGTACCACTACGAGGGGTACGACCTGAACTCCGTCCTGATCAACTGCCACTACCCGATCGACGAGAACTCGTTCTCGCTGCACTCGGGGATCATCGTGCAGCACAGCGACAAGCTGCCGCCGGAGGCGGCCGAGGCGACGGCGCAGAAGCTGTCGGAGTTCATCCTGGTCGGCTTCCAGCAGGACGTCGAGATCTGGAAGAACAAGACCCGCATCGACAACCCGCTGCTGTGCGAGGAGGACGGCCCCGTCTACCAGCTGCGCCGCTGGTACGAGCAGTTCTACACCGACGTCGCCGAGGTCAAGCCGGAGATGACCGACCGGTTCGAGTTCGAGATCGACACGACCCGTCCGGTGGAGTCGTGGAAGAAGGAGGTCGAGGAGAACCTCGCGCGCCTGGACGCCGAAGGGGCCTCGGCGTGA
- a CDS encoding ferredoxin — protein MTTRQDERLLDGPLVPVACRRCAAEVLVRKSSWEQTSIQWNAAARAACVNLAEDPHDTCPALRSAIQEAALTGAVRVVE, from the coding sequence GTGACGACACGCCAGGACGAACGCCTCCTGGACGGCCCGCTGGTGCCCGTCGCCTGCCGCCGCTGCGCCGCCGAGGTGCTGGTGCGCAAGTCGAGCTGGGAGCAGACGAGCATCCAGTGGAACGCCGCCGCGCGGGCCGCGTGCGTGAACCTCGCCGAGGACCCGCACGACACCTGCCCGGCGCTGCGCTCGGCGATCCAGGAGGCGGCGCTGACCGGCGCCGTGCGGGTGGTCGAGTGA
- a CDS encoding SDR family NAD(P)-dependent oxidoreductase, translating into MTGRLSGRVAVVTGAGDGIGRGVARRFAAEGARVLVAELNADSGAAVARELAEEFGAEARFVPTDVTDKAQVHGMVAAAVEAWGSVDVLVNNAWGAGTVSRVETKTDEQLARGFAMGYYGPLWAMQAAFPHMKARGWGRVINMCSLNGVNAHVGTLEYNSAKEALRTLTRTAAREWAPTGVVVNAICPGAKSAAFRRMASEHPEIEAAADRANPMGRLGDPETDIAPVAVFLASEDARYLTGNTLFADGGSHINGVAWTPDLDGEQ; encoded by the coding sequence GTGACCGGACGACTCTCCGGGCGCGTCGCGGTCGTGACGGGCGCGGGCGACGGCATCGGACGCGGCGTGGCGCGCCGCTTCGCCGCCGAGGGCGCCCGCGTCCTGGTGGCGGAGCTGAACGCCGACAGCGGCGCGGCGGTGGCCCGGGAGCTGGCCGAGGAGTTCGGCGCCGAGGCGCGGTTCGTGCCGACGGACGTGACCGACAAGGCGCAGGTCCACGGCATGGTCGCGGCGGCCGTCGAGGCGTGGGGCTCGGTCGACGTCCTGGTCAACAACGCCTGGGGCGCCGGCACGGTGAGCCGCGTCGAGACCAAGACCGACGAGCAGCTCGCCCGCGGCTTCGCGATGGGCTACTACGGCCCGCTGTGGGCGATGCAGGCCGCGTTCCCCCACATGAAGGCGCGCGGGTGGGGGCGCGTCATCAACATGTGCTCGCTGAACGGGGTCAACGCCCACGTGGGGACCCTGGAGTACAACTCGGCCAAGGAGGCCCTCCGGACGCTGACGCGTACCGCCGCCCGCGAGTGGGCGCCGACGGGCGTCGTCGTCAACGCGATCTGCCCGGGCGCCAAGAGCGCGGCGTTCCGGCGGATGGCGTCCGAGCACCCGGAGATCGAGGCCGCGGCCGACCGCGCCAACCCGATGGGCCGCCTCGGCGACCCGGAGACCGACATCGCACCGGTGGCGGTGTTCCTCGCGTCCGAGGACGCCCGCTACCTGACCGGCAACACCCTGTTCGCGGACGGCGGCTCGCACATCAACGGCGTCGCCTGGACCCCGGACCTGGACGGAGAGCAATGA
- a CDS encoding SDR family oxidoreductase — MIDTYGPWAVIAGGSEGVGAAFAHRLADAGLNLVLIARKPGPLAETAEAVRAKGVQVRTLELDLISPDPLTKVREVTDGLDVGLMIFNAGANSYGHEFVTGDLERFQGVIDLNITAQLAFTHHFGALMKERGRGGLLLVGSLAGYMGQAQISIYSAVKAFGRVFAEGLWLEMREHGVDVLELVLGVTRTPAMERAGLNMDMPGLNVAEPDDIAREGLEHLKDGPIWVAGGNYEAAQKRAGFPRDRKVLGAHEAMKRMLPDPS, encoded by the coding sequence ATGATCGACACCTATGGCCCGTGGGCCGTCATCGCCGGCGGCTCGGAGGGGGTCGGCGCCGCGTTCGCACACCGCCTCGCCGACGCGGGCCTGAACCTCGTGCTGATCGCCCGCAAGCCGGGCCCGCTGGCGGAGACCGCCGAGGCGGTCCGGGCGAAGGGGGTGCAGGTCCGCACGCTGGAGCTGGACCTGATCTCCCCCGACCCGCTGACGAAGGTCCGCGAGGTCACCGACGGCCTGGACGTCGGCCTGATGATCTTCAACGCGGGGGCGAACAGCTACGGCCACGAGTTTGTCACCGGCGACCTGGAGCGCTTCCAGGGCGTCATCGACCTGAACATCACCGCGCAGCTGGCGTTCACCCACCACTTCGGCGCGCTGATGAAGGAGCGGGGCCGCGGCGGCCTGCTGCTCGTCGGCTCCCTCGCCGGGTACATGGGCCAGGCGCAGATCAGCATCTACTCCGCCGTCAAGGCGTTCGGCCGCGTGTTCGCCGAGGGCCTGTGGCTGGAGATGCGCGAGCACGGGGTGGACGTCCTGGAGCTCGTCCTCGGCGTGACCCGCACCCCGGCGATGGAGCGCGCCGGCCTCAACATGGACATGCCGGGCCTGAACGTCGCCGAGCCCGACGACATCGCCCGCGAGGGCCTGGAGCACCTGAAGGACGGCCCGATCTGGGTCGCGGGCGGCAACTACGAGGCGGCCCAGAAGCGCGCGGGCTTCCCCCGCGACCGCAAGGTCCTCGGCGCCCACGAGGCCATGAAGCGGATGCTGCCCGACCCGTCCTAA
- a CDS encoding MarR family winged helix-turn-helix transcriptional regulator: protein MDGPRYERGTGFLLARMGSLTARSWTAFLAAHDLTQGQYTVLFALDERGSTGQRRLAELVAVDARNIVAVLDPLARRRLIERRTDAADRRRRLIALTEEGTALVRDLANRAAQEQEDFLEPLGRDDRLQLNRLLKRLYEAHVEGG from the coding sequence GTGGACGGCCCTCGCTACGAACGTGGAACCGGGTTCCTGCTGGCCCGCATGGGGTCGCTCACGGCCCGCTCATGGACGGCCTTCCTGGCCGCCCACGACCTGACGCAAGGCCAGTACACGGTCCTCTTCGCCCTCGACGAACGCGGCTCGACGGGCCAGCGGCGGCTCGCCGAACTCGTCGCCGTGGACGCGCGCAACATCGTCGCCGTCCTCGACCCGCTGGCCCGCAGGCGCCTCATCGAGCGCCGGACCGACGCCGCCGACCGCCGGCGCCGCCTCATCGCGCTCACCGAGGAGGGGACGGCCCTCGTCCGGGACCTGGCGAACAGAGCGGCCCAGGAGCAGGAGGACTTCCTGGAACCCCTGGGCCGCGATGACCGCCTGCAGCTGAACCGGCTGCTCAAACGCCTCTACGAGGCGCACGTCGAGGGCGGTTAG
- a CDS encoding alpha/beta fold hydrolase produces MSIISVDGRSLHVEESGDPSGRPYLFLHGWPESWRTWKPVMDAAPPDARVIALDLPGIGGSTGGTDGSKAGLASVVHALVEQLSLTDLTLVGHDAGGMVAYAYLRRYPVGRVVIMNTVIPGVDPWSDVLRNPYIWHFGLHAVPSLPETLVRGRQADYFDYFYDVLSVDPSRITPESRAAHVAAYESDTALTAGFDLYRAFAKDAEDNAALTEPTATPVLYLRGDGEHGAMPVYAAGFREAGIENLTTAIIEDAGHFAQEEQPDRVWALIAAFAGGPE; encoded by the coding sequence ATGTCTATTATTTCGGTGGACGGCCGGTCGCTGCATGTCGAGGAGTCGGGAGACCCCTCCGGGCGGCCCTACCTGTTCCTGCACGGCTGGCCCGAGTCGTGGCGGACGTGGAAGCCAGTGATGGACGCCGCCCCGCCCGACGCCCGCGTCATCGCCCTCGACCTGCCCGGCATCGGCGGCTCGACGGGCGGCACGGACGGATCGAAGGCAGGGCTGGCGTCCGTGGTGCACGCCCTGGTCGAGCAGCTGTCCCTGACCGATCTCACACTGGTCGGGCACGACGCCGGCGGGATGGTCGCCTACGCGTACCTGCGCCGGTATCCCGTGGGCCGCGTGGTCATCATGAACACCGTGATCCCCGGGGTCGACCCGTGGAGCGACGTCCTGCGGAACCCGTACATCTGGCACTTCGGGCTGCACGCGGTCCCCTCCCTGCCCGAGACCCTCGTGCGCGGGCGGCAGGCCGATTACTTCGACTACTTCTACGACGTGCTGTCGGTGGACCCGTCCAGGATCACCCCCGAGTCGCGGGCCGCCCACGTCGCCGCCTACGAGAGCGACACCGCGCTGACGGCCGGTTTCGACCTCTACCGGGCCTTCGCAAAGGACGCCGAGGACAACGCCGCGCTCACCGAGCCGACCGCGACACCCGTCCTCTACCTGCGAGGCGACGGCGAGCACGGCGCCATGCCGGTCTACGCGGCCGGCTTCCGCGAGGCCGGAATCGAGAACCTGACGACCGCGATCATCGAGGACGCGGGCCATTTCGCCCAGGAGGAGCAGCCGGACCGGGTGTGGGCGCTCATCGCCGCCTTCGCCGGCGGGCCGGAGTGA
- a CDS encoding TetR/AcrR family transcriptional regulator: MSVKSRRAEYRELTRGAVLQAARELFTERGFAAATIDDVADAARVSKGSVYYHFTDKAHLFEAVFTEGQHRLVEAVAAAAARHDTPWERLMAALDAYMDGTVADAAHRSLLQQAPAALGVERCRELDAELGLPAVRALLADLAAAGELAVDAIDMLTRLLFSALCEAAMTAGAAPDPARARDEAAGVLRAIMAGLRRG; this comes from the coding sequence ATGTCCGTCAAGAGCCGCCGTGCCGAATACAGGGAACTCACCCGGGGCGCGGTGCTCCAGGCCGCGCGGGAGCTGTTCACCGAGCGGGGCTTCGCGGCCGCCACGATCGACGACGTCGCCGACGCGGCGCGCGTCAGCAAGGGGTCGGTGTACTACCACTTCACCGACAAGGCCCACCTGTTCGAGGCGGTGTTCACCGAGGGCCAGCACCGGCTGGTGGAGGCGGTCGCCGCGGCGGCGGCCCGGCACGACACCCCGTGGGAGCGGCTCATGGCCGCTCTGGACGCCTACATGGACGGGACGGTCGCCGATGCCGCGCACCGCTCCCTGCTGCAGCAGGCCCCGGCCGCGCTGGGCGTCGAACGGTGCCGGGAGCTCGACGCGGAACTGGGGCTGCCCGCCGTCCGCGCGCTCCTGGCGGACCTGGCGGCGGCCGGCGAACTCGCGGTCGACGCGATCGACATGCTCACGCGCCTGCTGTTCAGCGCGCTGTGCGAGGCGGCCATGACCGCCGGGGCCGCCCCCGACCCGGCCCGGGCGCGGGACGAGGCGGCCGGCGTGCTCCGAGCGATCATGGCCGGGCTGCGGCGCGGCTGA